aaatttatGGGCACAGTAAACATGAGCACAGAATTGTGATAAACTAACAGTAAAATGGGTGAGCACTGCAAAGGTTCCTCAGGTAGGAATATCTTATTTTCCAGTTTACTCACaagggaagatgaaaaaaaaaaaaaacaactgataAGTCAAACAGTAAAAATTCAGAGTCCATTTGGAAAGGTCCTTTATATATTCACAGCCTTATCTGTTGCTGTAAATCTAAATACAGCAGCATTTTTAGAATATATGATGCCATTAATaagtggaaagggaaaaatgcatTAAACACTCAAGAATCCTTCATCTTCTGTTATATCTTTTAAAACTTCCATTTGTCAAGAAGCTCCTTTTTTAGAAAAGGAGACTTAAATTAACATTTATCTGCACATCAGTGAATCAACACAAGAGGATGCTAGGAGTTAAGTATTTTTCTATGGCTAAAAGCTTGGAGTTTCCTAGCAGTGGTAAAATCCTGACCCTGCCAAGCAGGGCATCAGGAGCCCAAGTATTCAGCATTGCAGTGAGGGCATAGTGTCCCGACCTTGTGCCCAGGGGATCTCCAAGGTGAGGATGATGCTGTGAGTTGCTGTTAGAACCGGAAATCCAAACCAGGAAAGGCCTATCCCTCCCCTAACTCATCCATGAGGCCAGCCCCCAACATTTACAGTGTGTCCCACTGATGCCAGTCCCTTTCTCCATAAACCTGGTGTCCCCTGCAACAATCTCACTTCAAGGCCTGCAACCAATGAGCTATTTGGGAGCAGCTACTTTCTGCAGGAAACCCTTTTTGTCTAATTCTTTCTTAGCTTTGATTGCATTAGAGCAATATCAAGATGTGATAATGTTCTCTTTTCATatgttttgtgaaaaatgaCCACCAAATGTGTGAATTTTCTGACTGGAGGCTTTACCTTCTCTAAGTGACTGTCTTTCAGAAGGACCAAATGTCTCTACCAGGGAGCTGAATGAAATCCTGGCCTCACTCCTGTCAATAAGAACTCTGCTATTGACTTCTTGGGACTCTGCCAGGTTTATTTCCTTCACAAAACTTGAGTGGATTCTGGAAGGTTGGAAGTGGATACTCATTTGTGTTGtgtctttcttcctctccaaCAGCAAGATTTGTAACAAAACAAGAACACTGTAATGGCTAGTGGAAAAAATGAAGTACAAAATCACACACAGTGAAAGCCTCCTACTCTCTTTTGGGGTAAGATATATGAAGACAACTTCTTACATTGTTCTTTTCTCAAAAGGCATATACAATGtggcaaaatatttcaaatatacattctatataataaaatatcatCTAACTAGTGCATCCTCAATCATatgctggaaatgtttttacCAAGCCAAGGTTTAAAATCCATAAATCTTTTGAACACTAGGTGTTTCATTCAAGGCAGATACAACAGCAAGTAAATCCCACAAGCTCACTATTCAAGCCTTAAAAGGTAGCAATGGATGGAACATGACATATGATGACCCATGACAGAAATGAACAAAGTTAGTGGTGAGAAACCACTGCAATGGTTCAGCACCCCTCAGAACTCTGCATTGCAGGTTGCTGTACTTGATCAGATGGGGGATGTTGGTACACACAAATTAAAGTCACCTCGTCAGACTGACACACAGCCATGCGTGATAATTcacaagttaaaaataaaaatataaaaggtcAACATTCACAGGTCCATTGATTAAAGGGAATAAATTAAACCTCAGGTAAGTTGCATACACTGTTTCCTTCACCCTCAGTCTTCCATTTATGACTATACAAGGAACAATACTTTCCCAAACACTTCTGAAGTGGCAAAAACAATGAAGATTTTTGCACTCAAGCTGTGTTGACAGCAAGGTCATCCTTGCCAGTTATGAATCGAGACAGTTCCTGTCTCTTTAGCATCAGTGCACAGGGTATGGCTCCAAGTGGTGttggaggaagaagaagaagaaataacaCGGTGGTGTtaacaaaaaaacaagacaaactTCTTCCATTCATCACTGGCTGAATAAAATAAAGTGTATCTTGTTCAGGGTACCTTGCTAGGTCCTCTCTAGAAGAGGTACATACTGTCATACATAAATGCCCTCTGGGTTAAAACCAGATGACAGGGGGTTCTGTAGGATCCGAAGGTTACTGGGGAGTTGCCTCGATGAGCCAGGGCGCTTCAGTGACCCAGATTGAAAGGCTGGCTCTGCATGAGAAAAAGGGCAATTAGAAAAGTCATCAGCAGGGGTGcacctctccccctcctcctgcttaATGCAATACAGAAAAAACTAATTCCACATGTAACAAACTACTGAAGTGCCTGGCTAGGAAGTGAGGAGATCTAAGGTGCAACATTTCCTACTCACTTCATAAGAGAACGAAACCCACACAAAAGAATTACCCTCCCATGAGAaacatacacacagacacatgcgcacacacacatacacacacacacacacgcacttAAACGGGGACATGCAGAAAGAGCTTGAACGTGTAACATGACTCAAAGCTTCAGCTTCCTTCCCACTTAAAAGTTCCTACAGGCGCTGCATTTGAAGGCCTGGttgtcttttcttctctccccaccCCCTTGCCTCCCCAGTGCCTTTTGGTTATAAAGTTTTCTGAGCAGAGGGATAGACCCTGCACAGGAGAATGCCGAGACAGAGTGCTGGAAAAAGCACTCgactgtgctggtgctgcagctctgacacGCATTCAAAACGCTCCCGTGGTTCTGCCCAGGAAATTCTCAATCCAGATGTGGGCACGTGCAGGCTGCGCTGATCTCACTGGGGGCAAAGGCAATTCGCACCCGCCGTAACAGCCATCTGTGCAGGACTTCTGCATGGCTGGCAGCCCAGCTGGATCGGCTCCTATTCCCGTGCAGCTGCTGTCGGGGGTTTCTTGGGATCCAGACACATTCCTTTTTCTGCGTTGACGACCCCCAaccagaagaggaaaaacccaGACGAACAGCAATGTCAGATGTACGATCACGttctctgctggcagccagccatgGCGGCCCCGCTTGAAAGCTGCAGGCTTAATGCGTTGCTGATGGGACAAACGCATGCTCGGGCACAGTGGGAGAGAAGTTCTCCACATACTGCTCTTTATTTAGAGCCTGCTAAACCCTTGGAATGAAAAGAAGTACCCGACAATGGGCTCTCATAGTGTTTTGCTAGTGTCTTCACTAAGGGAGCATTCACTTCGTGTAGGAGTGTCAGCATTAAAGTAAATGCGGCAGTAAAGGCACTGCctgccccttctccctccttccctccctcccaaagCATTCGGAGGGCTGCACCTCTTTCGAGCTCCACATGTGGGGCTTCCACCTCCACGGGGTCTGCCGGCAACACGGTCACCTTGGTTCCCGTTTGCTGGATGAACTGCTGCAGGTTCACCTGGCGCAGCTCCTTGGTCAGTTGTTCCAGTTCTTGTTCCCTATCctgccagaaaacagaaaatatctgcTGAGCAAATAAAGCAGCATTTCATGACCATACAGCTGCTCTTCTTGATGAGAAAGCCTCCAATTTTTAAAGCTCAAGTGAAAATTGATGAGTTGAAAGGTATTTTAATCTTGTAATTTAAAAAGCCAGTCAACACTCGCTAGCACttaagaatcacagaatcaattaagttggaaaagacctctaagatcattaagtccaaccCATGACCCTAACTGGGTTTTTCttaaggtattttatttttatattgcttcTTGGATGACTAGCAGCTGTTTCTCATACCACCTGAGAAAAACTTTGGCACATCAGCAAACAAAGGTAATAGTGTGAATGCTGAAATACTAATCAACTGAGCAGCAGTCTGGCACCAAGCCTTACTTCTTCCTGAAGTGTCCAGCACGACTTGGACAGCTCATTTAATTCTTCTGATCTTAGATggagtaaaattattttctcttcttgttctttgcattttctatttaaaCTTTTTGGGCCAGAGCCTTCTCACTTTGCAAGGGTTTTGTGCAATGAAGCCAAAGCCTGACTGGTTGCCCACCCCTTCAAAGCACAGATGATCATTTAGGATCTTTTTCTGTACTTCTGTCATGATATGCAAAACTTACAGCTCTGATAATTACAGCTCTTGGACTATTATTATTCCCACACACAGAGGTTGAGCTGCTTTAACTTCAGGtatgcaataaaatatttgtctaTTTCCTCCCTCTCAAAGCTCCATAACGCAGAGctcagtttattttcttgtggACTTCCAGATTTGTGCACCTTTAGGTCTTCTAAAGAAGACATCTGGAAGATCTGAATTGAATGGGAACTTTCCCAAGAAAACAGACTATGAAAAGAACCAagccagaaatattttgaactCCATCATAGCCTCAGTAAATGTGACTGAGGGTAGACAAAACACATAAAGAGGACTTGAAGCTTTCCATCAGTGCAAATCCTTAAGTGTAGCATGTCTGGAAACTTAGCATAGATAATAATGGCCAAAACTGCTTACAGTTTTCATCCATATTGCTCTGGATGAAAAGAttacttcccccccccccccccccatcatCTAGGAAAACCAGCTCATACTGACATGGTTCTAAGGCAGGAATAAGGATACAAAATCCCTATCCATATTCACAGTGGAATCACCTTATTaccactgcagcactgcagaataACTGTGAATCCTAGGAATCAGCAAGGACCACAACTCCAACTGATGTGTGCTGCCTTAAGACTACCTTACGTGGCACATAAAAATCCCAGGAGCTCCAATCTTTCCTCCACCTCAACCAGCTAGCAGTGGACTTCCTTTATTCTTTCATGCTCTATCAAGTTTCAGGTGATATCATTAACTTTAGCAAGGAAACAGGGACTGGATTATCTTTTGACACATATGCCACCAATGCCTGAGGtgtagagaaaataaaatcctgaacATCAGCCAGTCAGCCAGGAAAAGAGGGATGCTGTTCTTTAAAACCAAAGCCCTGTAAGGCTGCAGGTACTTTACTTTAGCTCTGTACCTTTCCAGGTGCTGCTTTTGGACTGTTCTTTGTAATTCATCTCTTTTGGTGGCAGACAAACCTAGCAAAGATCAGAAGTTTATCCTCAGAAAAGGCTATGATGGTGCAAattactgcttttcttctcagacAGTTTGAATGAGCAAGTTAAACACAGGTGAAATAAAAACTGTCTGCTCtccagaaaaaccccacaagctGAAACGTGATTTGAAAACGAAAGCAACATATTCTGCCTTTTACCCTGATTcactttgaaaacttttttgTGTTGTCTTTCATAGGCTTCAGATTTGTATTAGAGAAATTAGTCACAGTCTTTGACTTTCTCTAGCTATGGATAAAATGACAATCTTACCTGTAATCGCTTGGTAGCTTGGCCCAAAGACCTTTCTACTGCTTTAATGCCATTTTCCAATCTCAGACTCTGCTGGCCCTGAATATCAATTTCTCCCTTCACCTTCTCAATCTTTTCCTTGACCTCTTCTTCATTCACCTGGGACTCTTGAACTTCTcgctgcagcttctctgcttcAAGGCCACTCTCCATGTTATGGATCTGAGACACATAGTCCTTGAGCTTACTCTCACACTCCAGGATCCTCTGCCtcatctcctgcagctgctccatcagCTGCTTTTCATTCTCTTGTTCAATCTGCAGCTCGTTTTCCCAGAACTCTTCCTCTTCAATCTCCACTTCATTCCGTTTGATCTTCTGCTCCAGTTTGAGGATTTCTTCTTCCAGGCTGGCATTGTACTTTTGCTCCCAGTAGCGGATCTCTGCTTCATTGGATTCCAGCTGCTTCTCGATGCACTGAAGCTTCTCCGTCTGGAGGTGGATCAGTTTCTTCAACTCGTCCGCTGTTGTTTTACAGTTGTTGAGCACCTTTTGCTTGAACTCTGATTCCTTGCTCTTCCCGAAGATGTCCATTAGCCCCTTCGCGCCGCCAGTGAAGGTAAGGGATTTCCTTTTCGGCTCCCTTCTCTTCATGGCCTTGTCCACGGGCTGCCTCAGCTTGGCCAGGGGCGGCAAGCTCTGCCGGTACAGAGTCCTCTCGGGGATGCGTGCCACGCTGTCCGACGTGGGCCGCTCGCTCAGGGAGGGCCCGGTGCGCCGCAGGATCAGCTGCACGTCGCTGGCGTACTGTCCCCACTTGTTGAGGGACACGATGGGGTTCTCGTGCGGCGCCAGGTGCCGCTCCGTGTCCCGCCACTTCTCGATCAGCGTGTAGCGCCCGGTGCGCCCTGCAAGGGAGCACAGCGTCAGCACGGCCGCGGGGGGGCGCCACCGCTCCGCCCGTGAGGGACGGCAGCGGGCTTAGGGGACAGGACGCTCCCGTCCCTCACGGGCTGTTTCAGCGCACCTGCCCCTGTCGCAGCACACGCTGCCCGCACATCACCGAGTTCGCCTCTAAACCCTCCCCGCGCAGGGCGGGAGCGGCAGCAGCGAAGGATTGACACGGTGAGAACCGCGGAACTGCACAATCCCGGAGCTGCCGGCAGGCTGGGACGGACTGGGATTCATGGAATCGCACtcacaatggtttgggttggaatggacctaAAGATCAGGCAGTTCCATCCCCCTGGGACACGTTCTGctatcccagcttgctcagagccacatccagcctggccttggacactgccagggatccaggggcagccacagcttctctgggcaacctgtaccagggcctcaccaccctcacagggaagaataaAGCAAGTGACCCAGCAGCGTTGGTAACTACCACGTATATACACCCCGTGAGAACCTCTAGGCCAAGAAAACAAGAATAGGCCCAGATTGTTCATGCAGCCACAAAGAAATATCAAATGTGGAAGCAGTGTGTGTGCTGTTAAACCTCCATGAATCAGAGGCAGCTGTTAATGACTGACAGAGCCTCAGCTCCCCTGTTCATGCCCTCCAGTTTGTTCAGACACTGATCCAGCCTGGGCCACAGCCTGTGATGCCCATGGCAGTACTGCTGCTGTGACAAACCTTCAATGAGGAGCACACAGGGacaagagcagcagaggctgcctgaACAGTGAATGAGCAATCGAGTTCCCTGCACAATGTTGTCATCTgtagcagcagctcccacatcccCAGTGGGATCCCAGCCTTCATGAAGAAGTTTGAGTCTAAGTGCTGAGTTTTTCTAAACGCTCCATTGACAATACAACTTATGTTCGTGGCTTCATCTGGGTTCTTACCAAACACACTTAGATCGGCAGTCTTCCTCCTCCAACACCACTTATGGGATATTTTTCTAAGCACTCTCACTTCTCTGAAATATAGCATTCTCCCTCTCCAGAAGAGTTTCCCCTGTCAAAGTAACCTCATTTAAAAGCCACAGCATTATTTAGAACAAGATAGGAAAGATCAActgcttttaaagcattttatgcTAATGAATTTCTGATCAGCTCCACAATTGCCATTAACCTTAAAACCATCATTAGCTACTTTAATGCATTACCTACATTCATTTTCATGAGAAATGATCATTCAAATGATTTATTTCAGCACATAAAAGCCTGAAATACCTGTCATATATGCAACTACAGAGTGGAGGAGTCAGAAGAAATGTAGTTATCAGTGGTAATGCACTGGATGTGTTCTCTTACCTGATACTACCTGCCCAATCATCACACTTTTctcaaaatgacaaaaatatccTAATCTCAGGCTGGAGATCTACCCCGACCTCCAGTCACAACACTCACATGGACTCCTCATTTCAGATTTGTGGGAAATAAGCTGCACTGTGGTGATTAACACACTGTGCACCCCTCTAAAATCAAACACTGCCTTCTGAAGAGCTTCCCAAGCTATAACTACTGCATTGGAAATGTTCTTCTCCTCTCACTTTCTCACAATTAGATCCCAAAgcaaagaataagaaaaaactgtctgcagaggcagcacctgGCGAACAGGCGATTTTGGCTCATGGCTCATCCCACGGGGATTGGCTGACCCAGTCAGAAACCAAAATGTCTGTGTTTACTTCTAAGTTAGGACTGAGGGCTGAAAGATTTGGCTGATGGAAGTCAGCAAAAAAGGCAGGCAGTACAAGAAGAGGAATCCACCACCCCAAATGCCATATAAATAAATGACTGGGTAgggactgaggaaaaaaagtgggaaaaagccccaaacctaTCAGCATACTAACATGCTTGGCTCAGAAAGAGATTTAAGGCTTATTCTAAAAAAGTTCTTCAAAATCAAGTTTATAAAGGTATATGGTGTAAAGTGAGTGATTTTTGCTAACTCACAATCTTGCTAATTGATTCATGAAGATTTAGAGTTCGTAGTAGGCATTGGTGTtgttacaggaaaaataaacctaCTATTGTTTGCCATAGCATACGGACAATAAatcctggagaagaaaactTTAGTGACAACATACCCCAGGACAAAAGCTGCACTtcactgctctgttttgctcatCTTAGAAGTTTCCAGCTTGTAATCATGGTGGTGGTACTAATGTGCATGTTGTGTCAGAAACAGGTTCAAAGAAGTCCTGAAATTGCAAACTAGAGTAGGTACCACTAGGGGAGCAGAGTGCAGTTTCTATTCACTATGCTATTAAATTCATTACTTAAAAGAAATGTAACAGGAgaccaaaaagaagaaaaaaaaaaaaaaaaaaaagaaagaagaggggGGAGGAGAATAGAACTCTAACAACCTTGACCAAAAGTGAATTAAAGAATTAAGCACAGACTTGCCAAGAACTATTTTCATCTTAGCTTAGGGTTCCAAATCAACATGCAGCCCTAAATAATGAACTCGGCACTCAAGATCCACATAAAAGAAAGTGTTTTGTACAAGTAATACTTGCACAGTTCAACAACTACACCTGGAGCTCAGGACTGCTCTAAAACAAAGCTGTTCTCTTGCGAGATCATTACCCAGGTCTGGTGCTCAGCCTGTGCATGACGCAGATTAACAATACCCAGACAACCACAACTGTGATGTTTGCCTGCATTAGAGGGGATTAATTCACAAATGAAAGGGCGAATGAGTTAATTCAGAACTAATGACAGAGTATTTCAGAACACAGGCGTCCCTGTAGCAAACTCCTGGTTTTGATGTGCAGCCACCACTGACAAAGAGAAAGCAGCTTGCCCGGGTTGTTGATGAGGAACAGTTTGACACCTGCATGCTGCTTCTTGCCCTGTGTGTTTGTCCACAAGCTTCTGGACACAAAAAGCACCTGGCAGAACTCAGTCCACCCTCATTCATGCAAacttagtattttaaaaattaagttacaGTCGCATTCAGGTAATGGCCATGTATCAGCAATGCACAGCATTCCTCAAATTACAGTGTGTTTCTCCAGCTGAATATTATATTGAATCCCACCCAGAATTTTGCAGTATCTCCAGGGAAGGTTCAGTCACCAGTTCAGCAGTGAATCCCCCtaaaacttctgaaataaaattttgctttaactGCAACTAGAACatattacacttttttttttttgatacttCTATCAAAGCCTTGTATTGATGGGAATGGTAGAGAAAACCATCCAGACAGGCTCAAAAAAGCACAAGTAGTGCTGTGTTCCGTAGTTTCCTCTTCAGAAAACAGGAATTCAAAGGCTGGAAAAAGCACGGAACTTCTGCACCCTATTTCAGGTCCAGCTACTtcatgggcagcaggggaaaGGTGGTTCTGCCTCACTCTGCTGAGActcccctgcagggctgcatccagctctgggatcccagcacaggaaggaccaggagctgctggagccaggccagagcagggacaccaaggggatcagagggatggagcagctctgctgggaggaaagacttagggaattgggattgttcagcctggagaagagaaagctccagggTGACCTCACTTTTGCcttcagtgcctgaagggagcccacaggaaagatggagagagactcttgacaggggcctggagtgacaggacaaggggcaatggcttcccactgacagagaagaggtttagattgggtatATGGAATaaattgctccctgtgagggtactgaggccctggcacaggttgcccagagaagctgtggctgcccctggatccctggcagtgtccaagtccaggcagggcttggagcaacatgggatagtggaagttgtccctgcccatgtcagggggGACGACAGGATGATCCCCCAGGGGATTCCAACCCCGCCATCCAGGACGGGATGATCTTTatggtctcttccaaccctggccattctgtgattctgtgattactACATGGTCCCCAGAATGGCGACGCTACATGTACCATGTGATATTGCCATCTTAAAACAATCACCAAGAACTTGTATCTGTTTTGCCGACAGCAAATGGCAAGCAATAACAGAAGCAGATACATATATACATCCCTAAAGCACATTGCATCTGTACAAAAGGCAGTGTCAATGTTAATAGTTTAAGTTTCTACCTATAGCTCCCTAAGAACACAAACTTATCACAGGTTCTTATACAGGCACACCTTCAAAAGAATAATCTATTTCAAAATTGAGAGAGACCTCAGGAAATGAAACAGACTCCAGAATGCTGATGTTCTGACACCCTGCAAATAGCTCTCATGAGTGGTTTGAACCTGGATTTCCTAGGACATTAAATGGCAAACTGCACTCAGTGTCCTAGAtctggctctgctgcacagccaAACACAAGCTCTGGACCCAAGTGCCCATGCCATGTGCCCAGCCACTGCAGTCTTAGCATGGGATTGATATAATTGATGTGATTTGCTAATTTAAACACAGATTCCATCACAATGAACAGTGATTAAACTAATGAAATATAGGTACAAGGTAATGAACATTTTTTAGACACTCAAGAGGCAGATTTTTGAATTATACTCAATGAAGGTAGTAGGACAACATTACTCACTTCAAGCTCCTCTATATGCTTAAATATTTGCAGCTGACACAGTAGACAGAGCATCCATTTCTGCTGccaaaagtgaaaatgaaactccaaaggaaagcagcagtagCAACACTCCTGGCAGGACTGTAACCTGAGAGGTAATCAATTCCCTTTTTCAGGACAGAAATGATTCATCCCATTAATCCCACCCAAAAGTCCATCATCCTCTACAAGCAAAGTATTTCAGACACcgcatttattttgctgtggaGGTAGTATTATACGCCATGAAAAAATGTATCTGTGCCTTATCTTTCCTATCAGGCTACAAATGTTTATGCCAAGCACCAAGCAAGATCAACCTTTCCATTAAGCGTCTCCCATGTTTCAGAGCCAGGACCTACAGCAGTGAGTCAGTGCAAGCAGGTAACATGTTTCAGAGCCAGGACCTACAGCAGTGAGTCAGTGCAAGCAGGTAACTTATTGCCCTGGTCTCACATCATTTCTGGGAAAAGTGGTGGGATGAGCAGTCTTAAACATGAGGGTATCTCTCCTTCCCTAGAAAAGGGGTTGggggtgggcaggagcaggtCTTTGTCACCAGAGGTcgtagaatcatttaggctggaaaagactgCCAAGATCATTGAGCCCAAGCTGTGCCCACTGCCCACATTGCCACCCAGCCCatagcactgagtgccacatccagtcattccctggacacctccagggatggggactccaaacctccctgagG
The Motacilla alba alba isolate MOTALB_02 chromosome 1A, Motacilla_alba_V1.0_pri, whole genome shotgun sequence genome window above contains:
- the RASSF8 gene encoding ras association domain-containing protein 8, which gives rise to MELKVWVDGVQRIVCGVTEVTTCQEVVIALAQAIGRTGRYTLIEKWRDTERHLAPHENPIVSLNKWGQYASDVQLILRRTGPSLSERPTSDSVARIPERTLYRQSLPPLAKLRQPVDKAMKRREPKRKSLTFTGGAKGLMDIFGKSKESEFKQKVLNNCKTTADELKKLIHLQTEKLQCIEKQLESNEAEIRYWEQKYNASLEEEILKLEQKIKRNEVEIEEEEFWENELQIEQENEKQLMEQLQEMRQRILECESKLKDYVSQIHNMESGLEAEKLQREVQESQVNEEEVKEKIEKVKGEIDIQGQQSLRLENGIKAVERSLGQATKRLQDREQELEQLTKELRQVNLQQFIQQTGTKVTVLPADPVEVEAPHVELEREPAFQSGSLKRPGSSRQLPSNLRILQNPLSSGFNPEGIYV